From Streptomyces sp. NBC_01460, a single genomic window includes:
- a CDS encoding asparagine synthase-related protein: protein MRWLVGWSSIAASFGTVGAVGHHGEGRTVQPVGSQPLWGDPDPLWAVGDWRPDEIRVITAATPEGAPTTRLAVLGCCGATDEQLRVGLLAARGGALRHLTAWPGSYTAVVQIGRRVTVAGDLAGARPVFHTPTPWANGTAYATAALPLADLIEAQLDIGHLAALLACPETPEALGDGTPYAGVKRVPPGHALILREGSREITGYEAVASLAVAAPQADPVSAVEGVRDALVEAVRARLTAPRHAPETLPPDPGPVPGMGPAERRAARGAPVPGIGSDLSGGSASATLALLAAGLPGLPGTVLGHGTGAGERLLAVTFNDLSAHGHEDELERARVIAANPRLHHVVVAAGEEALPYAALESGPLTDEPAPSLVVAERHRRRLAAGSADHFVGHGARQVLDAHPARLADLLMDRRRRHLLRPVAALARAEGPSTHSLFVPLAVYRAARRLARTSYRTGLETAASLLPEANRDVPGLDTPADASLASLAWSRPGPAARWLTGEALAEVSVRLQEAAIRPASVQRPGEARARAALARHAADQRILEQAAEIRSQRLHAPFLDNQVVRAARALPESLRVQPGARAAILRRVLAGAGIHDLPPGWGTPSQATSTAAGHIGLRTALPELIALFDAPLLADAGLVEARVVRKALRAASEGEPLPLDGLAELASTELWLRRLVTRRGTCWTGTAAPRQRAVAGGVVPARRTLQP, encoded by the coding sequence ATGCGTTGGTTGGTGGGGTGGAGCAGTATCGCCGCGAGCTTCGGCACCGTGGGCGCGGTCGGCCACCACGGGGAGGGGCGGACCGTACAGCCGGTGGGCTCCCAGCCGCTGTGGGGCGACCCGGATCCGCTCTGGGCCGTGGGCGACTGGCGCCCCGACGAGATCCGCGTCATCACGGCGGCGACCCCCGAGGGAGCGCCCACCACCCGCCTCGCCGTCCTGGGCTGCTGCGGGGCCACCGACGAACAGCTCCGCGTCGGGCTGCTGGCCGCCCGCGGCGGCGCGCTGCGCCATCTCACCGCCTGGCCGGGCAGTTACACGGCCGTCGTCCAGATCGGCCGCCGCGTCACCGTCGCCGGAGACCTCGCCGGCGCCCGTCCCGTCTTCCACACGCCCACGCCCTGGGCCAACGGCACCGCGTACGCCACCGCGGCCCTCCCGCTCGCGGACCTCATCGAGGCGCAGCTGGACATCGGCCACCTCGCCGCGCTGCTGGCCTGCCCCGAGACCCCGGAGGCACTGGGCGACGGCACACCGTACGCCGGGGTGAAGCGGGTGCCGCCGGGGCACGCGCTGATCCTCCGCGAGGGCTCACGCGAGATCACCGGGTACGAGGCGGTGGCCTCCCTCGCCGTGGCGGCCCCCCAGGCCGATCCGGTGAGCGCGGTCGAAGGCGTGCGGGACGCGCTGGTCGAAGCCGTACGCGCACGGCTCACGGCACCCCGCCACGCCCCGGAGACCCTGCCGCCCGACCCCGGTCCCGTGCCCGGCATGGGGCCTGCCGAACGCCGCGCGGCCCGCGGGGCACCCGTCCCCGGAATCGGCTCGGACCTCTCCGGCGGCAGCGCCTCCGCCACCCTCGCCCTGCTGGCCGCGGGACTGCCCGGGCTGCCGGGCACCGTGCTGGGACACGGCACGGGGGCGGGCGAGCGCCTCCTCGCCGTCACGTTCAACGACCTCTCCGCCCACGGCCACGAGGACGAGCTGGAGCGCGCCCGGGTCATCGCGGCCAATCCCCGCCTGCACCACGTGGTCGTCGCGGCCGGCGAGGAGGCCCTGCCCTACGCGGCCTTGGAGTCCGGCCCGCTCACCGACGAGCCCGCGCCCTCCCTCGTCGTCGCCGAACGCCACCGCCGCCGGCTGGCCGCGGGCAGTGCGGACCACTTCGTCGGCCACGGCGCCCGCCAGGTCCTGGACGCGCACCCCGCCCGCCTCGCCGACCTCCTCATGGACCGGCGCAGACGCCACCTCCTGCGGCCCGTCGCCGCGCTGGCCAGAGCCGAAGGTCCCTCCACGCACTCCCTGTTCGTCCCGCTGGCCGTGTACCGCGCCGCCCGCCGGCTGGCCCGCACGTCGTACCGCACCGGTCTCGAGACGGCGGCGTCCCTCCTGCCCGAGGCCAACCGCGACGTTCCCGGCCTCGACACCCCGGCCGACGCCTCGCTCGCCTCCCTCGCCTGGTCCCGGCCCGGCCCGGCCGCACGCTGGCTCACCGGGGAGGCACTCGCGGAAGTATCGGTTCGCCTCCAGGAGGCGGCGATCCGGCCCGCCTCTGTCCAGCGCCCGGGAGAGGCCCGCGCCCGCGCGGCGCTGGCCCGGCACGCGGCCGACCAGCGGATCCTGGAACAGGCGGCCGAGATCCGCAGCCAGCGGCTGCACGCCCCCTTCCTCGACAACCAGGTCGTACGGGCCGCCCGCGCCCTCCCGGAATCGCTCAGGGTCCAGCCGGGGGCCCGCGCCGCGATCCTGCGCCGGGTCCTCGCGGGAGCGGGCATCCACGACCTTCCGCCCGGCTGGGGCACCCCGTCGCAGGCGACCTCGACCGCGGCCGGGCACATCGGCCTGCGCACCGCCCTGCCTGAACTGATCGCGCTGTTCGACGCCCCCCTGCTCGCCGACGCCGGACTGGTCGAGGCGCGCGTCGTCCGGAAGGCGCTGCGCGCGGCGTCCGAGGGCGAGCCCCTTCCCCTGGACGGCCTCGCCGAGCTGGCGTCCACGGAACTCTGGCTCCGGCGCCTGGTCACCCGCCGGGGCACCTGCTGGACCGGGACGGCGGCACCGAGGCAACGGGCGGTCGCGGGCGGAGTGGTGCCGGCCCGCCGGACACTCCAGCCGTAG
- a CDS encoding aldo/keto reductase, which translates to MTSLRPLGSSGLQVFPLALGGNVFGWTADEDTTFAVLDAYVAAGGNFLDTADSYSAWIPGNEGGESETLIGKWLRARSRRDDVVIATKVGAHPAYKGLSPTTIKEAAEASLRRLGTDHIDLYYTHFDDESVPVEEIITALDQLVKAGTVREIAASNISPARLRASLDFSEREGLARYVALQPHYNLVSRDTYEGALQDTAAGAGLAAVPYFALASGFLTGKYRPGASVESARAEGAGKHLETERGRTVLAALDRIAQEHDAEIATVALAWLASRPTVAAPIASARTVEQLPALVAVAGLRLTEAELAELTSASA; encoded by the coding sequence ATGACTTCTCTGCGCCCGCTCGGTTCCTCCGGCCTTCAGGTCTTCCCCCTCGCCCTCGGCGGCAACGTCTTCGGCTGGACGGCCGACGAGGACACGACCTTCGCCGTCCTCGACGCGTATGTGGCGGCGGGCGGCAACTTCCTCGACACCGCCGACTCCTACTCCGCCTGGATCCCAGGCAACGAGGGCGGTGAGTCGGAGACCCTCATCGGGAAGTGGCTCAGGGCCCGCTCCCGCCGTGACGACGTCGTCATCGCCACCAAGGTCGGCGCCCACCCGGCGTACAAGGGGCTCTCGCCCACCACGATCAAGGAGGCGGCCGAGGCGTCCCTGCGCAGGCTCGGCACCGACCACATCGACCTCTACTACACGCACTTCGACGACGAGAGCGTCCCCGTCGAGGAGATCATCACCGCCCTCGACCAGCTGGTGAAGGCCGGCACGGTGCGGGAGATCGCCGCCTCCAACATCAGCCCCGCGCGGCTGCGGGCCTCCCTGGACTTCTCCGAGCGCGAGGGCCTGGCCCGATACGTGGCACTGCAGCCGCACTACAACCTCGTCTCGCGCGACACCTACGAGGGCGCGCTCCAGGACACGGCGGCCGGTGCCGGTCTTGCCGCCGTCCCGTACTTCGCGCTCGCCTCCGGCTTCCTCACCGGCAAGTACCGGCCGGGAGCCTCCGTCGAGAGCGCGCGGGCCGAAGGCGCGGGCAAGCACCTGGAGACCGAGCGCGGACGCACGGTCCTCGCGGCGCTCGACAGGATCGCCCAGGAGCACGACGCGGAGATCGCCACGGTCGCCCTGGCCTGGCTGGCCTCCCGGCCGACCGTGGCCGCCCCCATCGCCTCCGCCCGTACGGTCGAGCAACTGCCCGCGCTGGTGGCGGTGGCCGGTCTCCGGCTGACCGAGGCGGAGCTGGCGGAACTGACCTCGGCGTCGGCCTGA
- the trmB gene encoding tRNA (guanosine(46)-N7)-methyltransferase TrmB: protein MSEPVNPTPETPGPAPETDAVLPETAPGATPETDADAAARRAASFERQRRLRQEPRFPGGPAADPAGSHHERRIRSFQPRRSRVTVGQEDALQRLWPTWGMDIDGLGVLDLPTLFDGLPVVLEIGFGMGEATAQMAADDPATGILAVDVHTPGQGNLLGLAERAGLSNVRVANGDAIILLREMLEPAVLDGLRVYFPDPWPKKRHHKRRLIQPDFLDLVAKPLKPGAVLHCATDWEPYAEQMLDVLTAHPLFENTQADGGYAPRPAFRPLTRFEGQGLDKGHVVHDVLFTRR, encoded by the coding sequence GTGTCTGAGCCTGTGAACCCCACCCCAGAGACGCCCGGCCCCGCCCCGGAGACGGACGCCGTCCTCCCGGAGACCGCGCCCGGCGCCACCCCGGAGACGGACGCGGACGCGGCGGCGCGCCGCGCCGCCTCCTTCGAGCGCCAGCGCAGGCTGCGCCAGGAGCCCCGCTTCCCCGGTGGTCCGGCCGCCGACCCGGCGGGCTCGCACCACGAGCGCCGGATCCGCAGTTTCCAGCCGCGCCGCAGCCGGGTGACCGTCGGCCAGGAGGACGCCCTCCAGCGCCTCTGGCCCACGTGGGGCATGGACATCGACGGCCTCGGCGTCCTCGACCTCCCGACGCTCTTCGACGGCCTCCCGGTGGTCCTGGAGATCGGCTTCGGCATGGGCGAGGCCACGGCGCAGATGGCGGCCGACGACCCGGCCACCGGCATTCTGGCCGTCGACGTGCACACGCCCGGCCAGGGCAATCTGCTGGGCCTCGCCGAACGCGCGGGGCTGTCCAACGTCCGCGTCGCCAACGGTGACGCCATCATCCTGCTCCGCGAGATGCTGGAGCCGGCCGTGCTGGACGGCCTCCGGGTGTACTTCCCCGACCCCTGGCCCAAGAAGCGGCACCACAAGCGGCGGCTGATCCAGCCGGACTTCCTCGACCTCGTGGCGAAGCCGCTGAAGCCGGGCGCGGTCCTCCACTGCGCGACGGACTGGGAGCCGTACGCCGAGCAGATGCTGGACGTCCTGACGGCGCACCCCCTGTTCGAGAACACCCAGGCGGACGGCGGCTACGCGCCCCGGCCCGCGTTCCGGCCGCTGACCCGCTTCGAGGGCCAGGGCCTGGACAAGGGCCACGTCGTGCACGACGTGCTGTTCACCCGTCGCTGA
- the lhgO gene encoding L-2-hydroxyglutarate oxidase — MMTHAAYDCDVLVVGGGIVGLSTAYAITRTAPGTRVAVLEKEWGPARHQTGRNSGVIHSGIYYAPGSLKARYAVRGAAELVDFCTEHGIAHAVTGKLIVATASGELPRLHALVQRGRAHGLPVRELGPAQISEYEPRVRGLAAIRVGTTGVCDFAAVAARLAAEVDAAGGRIRYGAEVVAVDRRPWGVAVRTADGQVVRARVLVNCAGLHSDRVARLAGDDPGARIVPFRGEYYELTRPELVRGLVYPVPDPAFPFLGVHLTRGVDGTVHVGPNAVPALAREGYGRTVVHPRELAATLAWPGSWRIARRHWRYGAGEVHRSLSKSAFTRAVRRLLPEVTEADLRPSPAGVRAQAVLRDGTLVDDFLIRDAPHTVHVLNAPSPAATASLPIGREVARRALLRARATGWTPPAVESGHCV; from the coding sequence ATGATGACGCACGCGGCGTACGACTGCGACGTGCTGGTGGTCGGTGGCGGGATCGTCGGTCTGTCGACCGCGTACGCGATCACGCGCACCGCGCCCGGCACCCGGGTCGCGGTGCTGGAGAAGGAGTGGGGCCCCGCCCGCCATCAGACCGGGCGGAACAGCGGGGTGATCCACAGCGGCATCTACTACGCGCCGGGCTCGCTCAAGGCGCGTTACGCCGTGCGCGGCGCCGCCGAGCTGGTCGACTTCTGTACGGAGCACGGGATCGCCCACGCGGTGACGGGCAAGCTGATCGTGGCGACCGCCAGCGGTGAGCTGCCCCGGCTGCACGCCCTGGTGCAGCGCGGCCGGGCACACGGCCTGCCCGTCCGGGAGCTCGGTCCCGCCCAGATCTCGGAGTACGAACCCCGGGTCCGCGGCCTCGCCGCGATCCGGGTCGGGACGACGGGGGTGTGCGACTTCGCGGCGGTGGCCGCCCGTCTCGCCGCCGAGGTCGACGCGGCGGGCGGCCGGATCCGTTACGGCGCGGAGGTCGTAGCCGTCGACCGGCGCCCCTGGGGTGTCGCCGTGCGCACGGCCGACGGCCAGGTCGTCCGGGCCCGTGTGCTGGTCAACTGCGCGGGGCTGCACAGCGACCGGGTGGCGCGGCTCGCGGGCGACGACCCGGGGGCGCGCATCGTGCCGTTCCGTGGGGAGTACTACGAGCTGACGAGGCCGGAGCTGGTGCGCGGGCTCGTCTACCCGGTGCCGGACCCGGCGTTCCCGTTCCTCGGTGTCCATCTGACCCGGGGCGTCGACGGCACGGTCCACGTCGGGCCGAACGCCGTGCCCGCCCTCGCCCGCGAGGGGTACGGCCGGACGGTCGTCCACCCGCGTGAGCTGGCCGCCACCCTGGCCTGGCCCGGCTCCTGGCGGATCGCCCGGCGGCACTGGCGGTACGGGGCGGGCGAGGTGCACAGATCGCTGTCGAAGAGCGCGTTCACCCGGGCCGTCCGGCGACTGCTGCCGGAGGTGACGGAGGCGGACCTGCGGCCGTCACCGGCCGGCGTCAGGGCCCAGGCCGTCCTCCGGGACGGCACGCTGGTGGACGACTTCCTGATCCGGGACGCGCCGCACACCGTCCACGTGCTGAACGCCCCGTCGCCCGCGGCGACCGCGTCGCTGCCCATCGGGAGGGAGGTGGCGCGGCGGGCCCTGCTGCGGGCACGCGCGACGGGATGGACACCACCCGCCGTAGAATCGGGTCATTGTGTCTGA
- a CDS encoding PP2C family protein-serine/threonine phosphatase produces the protein MGGPGRGVAQVGKRDGRRRGVPGSARSQRFVRALPALMICAGVAFDLATPPEVTAVPLFAAAALVAAPFFSLSSTVRIGIAAVLVVLAIRLSDGVLLRVTPVTDLLTLITVVALSLVINRVVHRGNEQLASARVIAETAMRAVLPVPDARIGGLHIAARYEAAQADEFVGGDLFAVADTPFGVRLVVGDVRGKGLDAVAAVAVVIGAFREAAEQELSLEGVVQRLERALAREGSRRGGLDSMEGFVTAVLAEIPAGSDTLRVVNRGHPEPLVLHADGALDVLAPTVPALPLGMGLDVWPDRSDEWALPAGATFLAFTDGLSEARDAQGVFYDPAARLRGRLFPGPEELLSALTDDVRLHTGGRSTDDMALLAVGRPSHGQQERRTTVKIVGRDSE, from the coding sequence GTGGGTGGACCGGGCAGGGGTGTTGCACAGGTGGGGAAGCGGGACGGACGCCGACGGGGCGTTCCCGGGAGCGCCCGCTCCCAGCGGTTCGTGCGTGCGTTGCCCGCCCTGATGATCTGTGCCGGGGTGGCCTTCGACCTCGCCACGCCGCCCGAGGTCACCGCTGTCCCGCTCTTCGCCGCCGCGGCGCTCGTCGCCGCCCCGTTCTTCTCGCTGAGCAGCACCGTCCGCATCGGGATCGCCGCGGTCCTGGTCGTGCTCGCCATCCGGCTCTCGGACGGCGTGCTCCTCAGGGTCACGCCGGTCACCGACCTGCTCACGCTGATCACCGTCGTGGCCCTGTCCCTCGTGATCAACCGCGTCGTGCACCGCGGCAACGAGCAGCTCGCCTCGGCGAGGGTCATCGCCGAGACGGCGATGCGTGCGGTGCTCCCGGTGCCGGACGCCCGGATCGGCGGGCTGCACATCGCGGCGCGGTACGAGGCGGCCCAGGCGGACGAGTTCGTCGGCGGCGACCTCTTCGCCGTCGCGGACACGCCGTTCGGGGTCCGGCTGGTGGTCGGGGACGTGCGGGGCAAGGGGCTGGACGCCGTCGCGGCCGTGGCCGTGGTGATCGGGGCGTTCCGGGAGGCCGCCGAGCAGGAGCTGTCGCTGGAGGGCGTGGTCCAGCGACTGGAGCGGGCGCTGGCCCGTGAGGGCTCGCGGCGGGGCGGGCTCGACTCCATGGAGGGGTTCGTCACCGCGGTCCTCGCGGAGATCCCGGCCGGTTCGGACACCCTGCGGGTCGTCAACCGCGGCCATCCTGAGCCGCTGGTGCTGCACGCGGACGGGGCGCTCGACGTGCTGGCCCCGACCGTGCCCGCCCTGCCGCTCGGGATGGGGCTGGACGTGTGGCCCGACCGGTCGGACGAGTGGGCGCTGCCGGCCGGGGCGACCTTCCTGGCGTTCACCGACGGCCTCTCCGAGGCGCGCGACGCGCAGGGTGTCTTCTACGACCCGGCGGCCCGGCTGCGCGGCCGGCTCTTCCCGGGGCCCGAGGAGCTGCTGTCGGCGCTCACCGACGACGTACGGCTGCACACCGGTGGCCGGTCGACGGACGACATGGCGCTGCTCGCCGTCGGCCGGCCTTCGCACGGGCAGCAGGAGCGACGGACGACGGTGAAGATCGTGGGGCGGGACAGTGAATGA
- a CDS encoding PrsW family intramembrane metalloprotease — translation MSEGSVQHQQPAVPVLEEQQLDEFLGAVPERGQWRYRPRRVGMVWRSKAFRAGAVITMLALCGLVILALVRRQTGTEGFLVGLGLAVLPVPLLMAAFRWLDRVEPGPWRNLLFAFAWGACAAALVAIIANSFATQWIATATADPAGADTLGATVVAPVVEESAKAVAVLLIFLFRRRQFGGIVDGIVVAGFTATGFAFTENILYLGNAFGEDQQLGTTGFASVTVGTFFVRVVMSPFAHPLFTVLSGIGFGIAALGGARHRVRRVVLPPVGLGLAMGMHALWNGSSSFGPYGFYLVYGAFMMPSLGLVTWLAIWSRQRELRTLSTELPVYAAAGWLTPAEPLALASMRARGVARDMARHWNSHPDPARGRAAARAVAEYESFATSLAMLRRRARHDGAGRDFAVREQELLHHLWHRRDIAGPALTYAAHATGRLRRAHRPPGPPPFPRQVPYGNGPPQQLPAPHRHYGGHNPYLEDR, via the coding sequence GTGTCCGAGGGGTCCGTGCAGCATCAGCAGCCGGCCGTCCCGGTTCTCGAGGAGCAGCAGCTCGACGAGTTCCTGGGCGCCGTCCCGGAGCGAGGCCAGTGGCGTTACCGGCCCCGCCGCGTCGGCATGGTCTGGCGCAGCAAGGCGTTCCGCGCCGGTGCGGTGATCACGATGCTCGCGCTCTGCGGGCTGGTGATCCTGGCCCTGGTGCGCCGACAGACGGGCACCGAGGGCTTCCTGGTGGGACTGGGGCTGGCCGTCCTGCCCGTGCCGCTGCTGATGGCGGCGTTCCGCTGGCTCGACCGGGTCGAACCGGGGCCGTGGCGGAATCTGCTCTTCGCCTTCGCCTGGGGCGCGTGCGCCGCCGCGCTCGTGGCGATCATCGCCAACTCCTTCGCGACCCAGTGGATAGCGACGGCCACCGCGGATCCGGCGGGCGCCGACACCCTCGGGGCGACGGTGGTCGCCCCGGTGGTCGAGGAGAGCGCCAAGGCCGTCGCGGTCCTGCTGATCTTCCTGTTCCGCAGACGGCAGTTCGGCGGGATCGTCGACGGCATCGTGGTCGCCGGCTTCACGGCGACCGGCTTCGCCTTCACCGAGAACATCCTCTACCTGGGCAACGCCTTCGGCGAGGACCAGCAGCTCGGGACCACCGGCTTCGCCTCCGTGACGGTGGGGACGTTCTTCGTCCGCGTGGTGATGTCGCCGTTCGCGCACCCCTTGTTCACGGTGCTCTCCGGTATCGGCTTCGGCATCGCGGCACTCGGCGGCGCACGTCACCGGGTGCGCCGGGTCGTCCTGCCGCCGGTCGGCCTCGGCCTCGCCATGGGCATGCACGCCCTGTGGAACGGCTCGTCGTCCTTCGGGCCGTACGGCTTCTACCTGGTGTACGGCGCGTTCATGATGCCGTCCCTGGGACTGGTGACCTGGCTGGCGATCTGGTCGCGCCAGCGGGAGCTGCGCACACTCTCCACCGAGCTGCCGGTCTACGCGGCGGCCGGCTGGCTGACCCCGGCCGAGCCCCTCGCGCTGGCCTCCATGCGGGCGCGGGGCGTGGCCCGCGACATGGCCAGGCACTGGAACAGTCACCCGGACCCCGCGCGGGGCCGGGCCGCGGCACGCGCCGTCGCGGAGTACGAGTCGTTCGCGACGTCGCTGGCCATGCTGCGCCGCAGGGCCCGCCACGACGGGGCCGGCCGGGACTTCGCCGTCCGCGAGCAGGAGTTGCTGCACCATCTCTGGCACCGCAGGGACATCGCGGGCCCGGCCCTGACGTACGCCGCGCACGCGACGGGCCGGCTGCGGCGGGCTCACCGGCCGCCCGGGCCGCCGCCGTTCCCCCGTCAGGTCCCTTACGGCAACGGGCCTCCGCAGCAGCTCCCCGCGCCGCACCGTCACTACGGCGGCCACAACCCGTACCTGGAGGATCGCTAG
- a CDS encoding M23 family metallopeptidase, which produces MASNQPAPEAPSSFRTGGFGDEDRTWEEWNPTEESIRPVRGRHRVAKQRGLARSSTVLGVGVIAAVGAGGMATAQSKPPVSISLPDSIADNLPDAKSLPGVGAFMSGDSDAEHETAAASSPLTTAGITAAEAQQGTTDAGEALRARILQQAEQQSAGAEAEARAAQEQAAAEAAATQAAKQQSAAEAEAAAEKKAEEEAAKKKAEAERLAKLAASYAVPTSSYTITSTFGQSGSMWSSGYHTGLDFAAPTGTPVKAVHSGTVKSAGWSGSYGYRTVLELDDGTEVWYCHQSSMDVTAGQKVTTGETIGRVGATGNVTGPHLHLEIHTADGSGVDPMSWLRGKGLTI; this is translated from the coding sequence GTGGCGTCCAATCAGCCTGCCCCCGAGGCCCCGTCATCCTTCAGGACCGGAGGCTTCGGTGATGAGGACAGGACGTGGGAGGAATGGAACCCCACCGAGGAGTCCATCCGCCCCGTACGCGGCCGTCATCGCGTAGCCAAGCAGCGCGGTCTCGCCCGTAGCTCCACCGTCCTCGGCGTCGGCGTCATCGCGGCCGTCGGTGCGGGCGGCATGGCCACCGCGCAGAGCAAGCCGCCGGTCTCCATCTCTCTTCCCGATTCCATCGCGGACAACCTTCCCGACGCCAAGTCCCTTCCCGGCGTCGGTGCCTTCATGTCCGGCGACTCCGACGCGGAGCACGAGACGGCCGCCGCGTCCTCCCCGCTCACCACGGCCGGCATCACCGCCGCCGAGGCCCAGCAGGGCACCACCGACGCGGGCGAGGCCCTGCGCGCCCGCATCCTCCAGCAGGCCGAGCAGCAGTCGGCGGGAGCCGAGGCCGAGGCCAGGGCCGCCCAGGAGCAGGCGGCGGCCGAAGCGGCCGCGACCCAGGCCGCCAAGCAGCAGAGCGCCGCCGAGGCCGAGGCCGCCGCGGAGAAGAAGGCCGAGGAGGAAGCGGCGAAGAAGAAGGCCGAGGCCGAGCGCCTCGCCAAGCTCGCCGCCAGCTACGCCGTCCCGACCTCCTCGTACACGATCACCTCGACCTTCGGGCAGTCCGGCTCGATGTGGTCCTCCGGCTACCACACCGGACTGGACTTCGCGGCTCCCACCGGCACGCCGGTCAAGGCCGTGCACAGCGGCACGGTGAAGTCGGCGGGCTGGTCCGGTTCGTACGGCTACCGCACGGTCCTTGAGCTCGACGACGGCACGGAGGTCTGGTACTGCCACCAGTCCTCGATGGACGTCACCGCCGGACAGAAGGTCACCACCGGCGAGACCATCGGCCGCGTCGGCGCCACCGGCAACGTGACCGGCCCGCACCTCCACCTGGAGATCCACACCGCGGACGGCTCGGGTGTGGACCCGATGAGCTGGCTGCGCGGCAAGGGCCTCACGATCTGA
- a CDS encoding sporulation protein — MSREQRGPNEKLGTVLALAGISNAGLARRVNDLGAQRGLTLRYDKTSVARWVAKGMVPQGAAPHLIAAAIGAKLGRPVPLHEIGLADADPAPEVGLAFPRDIGEAVRSATDLYRLDLAGRRGGGGIWQSLAGSFAVSAYATPASRWLITPADPSVARDPLAARASILGTEGAPGAQGAIPVQPGPDTPGVGPADGPLLRVGHSDVTKLREAAQDARRWDSKYGGGDWRSSMVPECLRVDAAPLLLGSYSDEVGRALFGASAELTRLAGWMAFDTGQQEAAQRYYIQALRLARAAADVPLGGYVLASMSLQATYRGFADEGVDLAQAAVERNRGLATARTMSFFRLVEARAHAKAGDAPAAGAALRAAESWLERSRAGDADPAWLGFYSYDRFAADAAECYRDLKAPRQVRRFTEQALSKPTDEFVRSHGLRLVVSAVAELESGNLDAACAAGTRAVEVAGRISSARTTEYVRDLLHRLEPYGDEPRVAELRERARPLLVAPA, encoded by the coding sequence ATGTCCAGGGAGCAACGCGGGCCGAACGAGAAGCTCGGCACAGTTCTCGCCCTCGCGGGAATCAGCAACGCCGGGCTCGCCCGGCGGGTCAACGACCTCGGAGCGCAGCGCGGTCTGACACTTCGTTACGACAAGACGTCGGTGGCCCGGTGGGTCGCCAAGGGCATGGTGCCGCAGGGTGCCGCGCCCCATCTCATCGCGGCGGCGATAGGGGCCAAACTCGGCCGTCCCGTCCCGCTGCACGAGATCGGGCTCGCCGACGCCGATCCGGCGCCGGAGGTGGGTCTCGCCTTCCCCCGTGACATCGGGGAGGCCGTGCGGTCGGCGACGGATCTGTACCGGCTGGATCTCGCGGGCCGCCGTGGCGGCGGTGGGATCTGGCAGTCGCTGGCGGGTTCCTTCGCGGTGAGCGCCTATGCGACCCCCGCGTCCCGCTGGCTCATAACCCCCGCCGATCCGTCGGTCGCGCGGGACCCCCTCGCCGCCCGGGCGTCGATCCTCGGCACGGAGGGCGCACCCGGGGCACAGGGCGCGATCCCCGTCCAGCCGGGCCCGGACACCCCGGGCGTGGGCCCTGCCGACGGACCGCTGCTGCGCGTCGGACACAGCGACGTGACGAAACTGCGCGAGGCCGCCCAGGACGCGCGCCGCTGGGACTCCAAGTACGGCGGCGGCGACTGGCGCTCCTCCATGGTCCCGGAGTGCTTACGGGTCGACGCCGCTCCGCTCCTCCTGGGCTCGTACAGCGACGAGGTCGGCCGGGCGCTCTTCGGGGCCTCCGCCGAGCTGACCAGGCTCGCCGGCTGGATGGCCTTCGACACCGGCCAGCAGGAGGCCGCCCAGCGCTACTACATCCAGGCGCTGCGCCTCGCCCGGGCCGCCGCCGACGTACCGCTGGGCGGATACGTCCTGGCGTCGATGTCCCTGCAGGCGACCTACCGGGGCTTCGCCGACGAGGGGGTGGACCTCGCGCAGGCCGCGGTCGAACGCAATCGCGGGCTCGCCACCGCACGCACGATGAGCTTCTTCCGGCTGGTGGAGGCGCGAGCCCACGCGAAAGCCGGCGACGCACCCGCCGCGGGGGCCGCGCTCCGGGCCGCCGAGAGCTGGCTGGAGCGCTCCCGGGCCGGCGACGCCGACCCCGCCTGGCTCGGCTTCTACTCGTACGACCGGTTCGCCGCCGACGCCGCCGAGTGCTACCGGGACCTCAAGGCGCCCCGCCAGGTGCGGCGCTTCACCGAGCAGGCCCTGTCGAAACCCACCGACGAGTTCGTCCGCTCCCACGGGCTGCGGCTCGTCGTCTCGGCGGTCGCCGAGCTGGAGTCGGGCAACCTCGACGCGGCCTGCGCGGCCGGGACGCGTGCGGTGGAGGTGGCGGGACGCATCTCCTCGGCGCGCACCACCGAATACGTGCGCGACCTGCTGCACCGCCTGGAGCCCTACGGGGACGAGCCCCGCGTCGCCGAACTCCGGGAACGGGCCCGACCGCTTCTCGTCGCCCCGGCCTGA